The Cloacibacterium caeni region CATGGAAATTGCCAAAATGAGAGCCGCTCGTTATATTTGGGCGAATCTTTTGACGCAATTTAATCCTCAAAATCAAAAATCTTTAGCACTAAGAACACACTCGCAAACATCTGGATGGAGTTTAACCGAGCAAGAACCGTTCAATAACATTACCAGAACAGCAATTGAAGCGCTTTCTTCCGCTTTAGGAGGAACACAGTCTCTTCATACGAATGCTTTAGACGAAGCGATAGCTTTGCCAACAGATTATTCTGCAAAAATTGCGAGAAATACTCAGATTATTCTTCAGCAAGAGTCTGGGATTTGTGATGTTGTCGATCCGATGGGTGGAAGTCATTTGGTAGAAGCTTTGACTCAAAAAATGATTGAGGAAGCTCAGAAATATATCGACGAAGTAGAACAAGAAGGCGGAATGACGAAAGCAATTGAAGCAGGAATTCCGAAGATGAGAATAGAAGAAGCCGCAGCTAGAAAACAGGCGAAAATTGATAGCGGTGAAGAATTTATCATTGGTGTAAATTCTTTTAAAACCAATCAAAAGCAGCCAGAATTTGAAATTCTAGACATTGACAATACGGAAGTTCGAAGAAAACAAATCGAAAGATTAGAAAAAATAAAAGCAGAACGAAACGCAGAAAAAGTAGAAGAAATTTTAACAGAAATTCGTGAAGCGGCTAAAAATAGAGACAAAAATCTTTTGGCACTAAGTATAGAAGCTGCGAGAAGAAGAGTAACTCTTGGTGAAATTTCAGATGCTTTAGAAAGTAATTTCGGAAGATATAAAGCCAATATCAAAACCATTTCAGGTGTATATGCTATGAATGCTAATAAAAATGAATATTTTGAAAAAGCGGTGAGGCTTACTCAAAAATTTGAGGACCAAGAAGGTCGTAGACCAAGAATTATGGTTGCCAAAATGGGACAAGATGGTCATGACAGAGGTGCAAAAGTAGTAGCAACAGCCTTTGCAGATATGGGATTTGATGTAGATGTGGCTCCGCTTTTCCAAACGCCAGAAGAAGTGGCGAAACAAGCCGTAGAAAATGATATTCATATTTTGGGCGTTTCTTCTTTAGCAGCAGGTCATAAAACGCTGGTTCCACAAGTGGTAGACGAACTCAAAAAACTAGGTGCAGATGATATTACGATTGTAGTAGGTGGTGTAATTCCACAGCAAGATTATGATTTCTTGTATGCAAATGGGGCTGATTTTATCTTCGGACCTGGAACGAACTTGCCGAAATCTGCGGTGGAGATTTTGGAGAAGTTTTTGGGATAAAAATTTTGTTGGATGCGTGATGTAGGAAGCAGGAATTTTTTCTGAAATCTAAAAATTTAAAATAATTTATATAAGGAAATCATTTTTTGGTTTCCTTTTTTTATTTAAAAACCTAACAAAAATCACTGAAATCATTCATATCACTTTATGAGGTGTGTTAAGCGGATTGGCGTACCTTTATACCACCAAAAAAAGCCTAAAAACCCAATTGAAATGGAATTAACCACATTACAAAAAATTAATAATCTGATAAAAGATTTGCCAGATTATTTAGCAGAGGAATTATTGGAGTATATAGAATACTTGGTATATAAATTTCACAAAGACGAAGATTTAAGTGACGAACAAAAAAGAGTAATACTGAGAGGTCTAGAAGACATAAAGTATGGCAGAAGTCATTTAGATATTCCGGCAGAGACAGAGTAAAAGTTCTTCATATCAAATCAAATTTTTTCATAAAAGCTTCAGGTTTCTGAAGCCTTTTTCGTTATGGCATTTTTCTAAAATTCTAACAGAAAAAAAGTGTAGAAATTCTATTTTGATTTTCTTTTAAAGCAATTTTAAATTTTTGGAAAATAGTTTGAAATACTTTCTTAATTTTGTTAAGATGAAATTTTCTACAGAAGAACTTTTACAAGGAAT contains the following coding sequences:
- the scpA gene encoding methylmalonyl-CoA mutase, which gives rise to MRTKIQNVNPDFKNFGFTSNTENYSFEKDGLQLKSSYTSEDSEVLKSKGYSAGIAPYLRGPYSTMYVQKTWTIRQYAGFSTAEESNAFYRRNLAAGQKGLSVAFDLATHRGYDSDHPRVVGDVGKAGVAIDSVEDMKILFNEIPLDQISVSMTMNGAVLPILAFYIVAAEEQGVSQEQLSGTIQNDILKEFMVRNTYIYPPEPSMKIIADIFEYTSQNIPKFNSISISGYHMQEAGATPVLEMAYTLADGLEYVRTGIKAGMNVDDFAPRLSFFWAIGMNHFMEIAKMRAARYIWANLLTQFNPQNQKSLALRTHSQTSGWSLTEQEPFNNITRTAIEALSSALGGTQSLHTNALDEAIALPTDYSAKIARNTQIILQQESGICDVVDPMGGSHLVEALTQKMIEEAQKYIDEVEQEGGMTKAIEAGIPKMRIEEAAARKQAKIDSGEEFIIGVNSFKTNQKQPEFEILDIDNTEVRRKQIERLEKIKAERNAEKVEEILTEIREAAKNRDKNLLALSIEAARRRVTLGEISDALESNFGRYKANIKTISGVYAMNANKNEYFEKAVRLTQKFEDQEGRRPRIMVAKMGQDGHDRGAKVVATAFADMGFDVDVAPLFQTPEEVAKQAVENDIHILGVSSLAAGHKTLVPQVVDELKKLGADDITIVVGGVIPQQDYDFLYANGADFIFGPGTNLPKSAVEILEKFLG
- a CDS encoding DUF2281 domain-containing protein: MELTTLQKINNLIKDLPDYLAEELLEYIEYLVYKFHKDEDLSDEQKRVILRGLEDIKYGRSHLDIPAETE